Part of the Leptolyngbya sp. BL0902 genome, GGATTGCTCTGTTTGCCCTGGTGGATGGCACCCTGTTCCAAGGCTTTTTGGCGGCGGGGTTGCAGCGCACCGGGGCGGGCTTGGGCTCGGTGATGATTGACTCTCAACCCCTGGCGGTGGCGGTGATGGCGCGGGGGTTGTTCGGCGAACACATCGGTGCCCTGGGCTGGATTGGCCTGCTGTGGGGCATTGCGGGCATTAGCCTGCTGGGCCTGCCCGATGAGTGGATTTTCGCCCTCGTCCACGGCAACACCGACTGGCTGACCGACGGCACCGCCCTAGATACCCTGCTGCAAGGGGGAGAATGGCTGATGCTGCTGGCGGCACTTTCCATGGCCACAGGGACGATCTTAATCCGCTACGTCTGTCGCCATGCGGATGCGGTGGTGGCCACGGGCTGGCACATGATCCTGGGCGGCATTCCCCTGTTTGGCCTTTCCGCCTTCACCGAAACCCAGTCTTGGCAAGGGCTAACCGGAATGGACTGGGCCGCCATTGCCTACTCCACCATCCTCGGTAGCGCCCTCGCCTACGGAATTTTCTTCTTCCTAGCCTCCCAGGGCAACCTCACCAGCCTCAGTGCCCTCACCTTCCTCACGCCAGTATTTGCCCTGCTGTTTGGCAACCTGTTCCTGGGGGAAACCCTTTCGTCCCTACAATGGCTGGGGGTGAGCTTTACCCTAGTCAGCATTTACCTGATCAATCGGCGAGAACCCCTTACCCAACGGCTGCGGCAGTGGCTTTTGGCCTGGGAAACCCGATCAACCTCTGCGGGCGCTGCGGAGTCTAACCAGAACTAATAGGGGTCGGCTGGGGGTCGCCCCTGGGCCTAGGTAAACTCCCCCGGCTGGCTTGCCTACGGGTTATCGCTAGCTCGGGGCAAGGTCAGCGTTAGGGTGTGCTGATCGGCGTTGGTGTCAGAGTTGGTGTCAGACATAGACCAGACGGTGCCCCGGACAGCGATGTGCAGGTGCCCCAGCAAACGATGGGCCAGATGATAGCGAAAGCTGGGAGAAATGGCTGGATGAGCGCCCTTGTCTGCTGCGGGTTGGGGGAGGTCGGAGGGCGCAGACGGGGGCCATTGGCTGGCCGGAGCGTTGCAGGTGAAGCTCAGCGTCACGGTGGCATCATCGGATTCGGGATGGCCAACTTCGGTGCCGCCACTGTCTAGGAGGCGAAGGGAAATGGCGGTACTGCCAGCGACAAGGGCCGCTTCGACCAAACCTAGCAGGGCTTGGGTCAGCCAGTGTTCGTCGGATAGCACCTGGGGGGGCTCTGGCCCTGGGTTGACGGTTAGCCGACACTGGCGGTTAATGCACTGCATTTCGGTAAACCGCTGCACGGTGGCCAGAACTTTTCCCAGGGAAACGGAGGTCTGGGCGGGCTCCAGAGCACCGATATCCAGTTTGGACAAACCGATCAGGGTATCCAGATTTTTGAGAATGCGGACAATGGCCTGGTTGGCCTGGGCGATAAATTCTCGCTCTTCGTCGGGATTTTCGCAGAGGTCTTCCAAAATAAGCTGGTGCAGGCTGATCACCTGGTTGATGGGAGCGCGTAGCTCATGGGAAGCTGTGCCGAGGAAGGCAGCGAGGGCGTGGTACTGCTGCTGCAAGCGGTGGTAGGCGAGGCGGAGGATATCGAAATCGACAGGATCGGCAAGGTGGGCGGGGTCGGTAGAAGGGGCGGGATCGGAATAATCAGCGCCATCGTGGAAGGGGCTGGGACTGGCAGAGGAAGGCATGACAGACCAAGGGTATAGAGGGTCACATTTATCGACTAAAGTCTATCGCCCGAAAGCCGATGAGATGTCCTATAACTGCTGTAGATCGGTTTTGTAAGCTGGCAGAGTGCCCCAAGGTTCTTCCTAAATTTGCCTTCTCCTAAATCTGCCTCCTGATTTGTCCCCTATATTCCCTAGGATCTTGACCATGTCCCTAGAATCCCAACGCCTCCAGCAACTCTACAGCGGTGCAACCAACTGGTACAAATGGGGGCCATACCTCAGCGAACGCCAGTGGGGCACCGTGCGCGAAGACTACAGCGCCGACGGCAACGCCTGGGACTATTTCCCCCACGACCACGCCCGTTCCCGTGCCTACCGCTGGGGAGAAGACGGATTGGGCGGCATTTGCGATGATCACGGATTGCTCTGCTTTGCCCTAGCCCTGTGGAACGGCAAAGACCCCATCCTGAAGGAGCGGCTGTTTGGCCTCACCAACGGCGAAGGCAACCACGGGGAGGACGTGAAGGAGTACTACTTCTACCTAGATAGCACTCCCACCCACTCCTACATGAAGTATTTGTACAAGTATCCCCAGGCGGAATATCCCTACGAAGACCTGGTGAAAACCAACGCCAGCCGGGATCGCTACCAGCCGGAGTATGAGTTGTTGGATACGGGCATCTTTGACGACAACCGCTACTTCGATGTGTTTGTGGAGTATGCCAAGGCCGACGCCGAGGATGTGCTGATTCAAATCACCGTGGCCAACCGTGGCCCAGAGGCGGCTCCCCTCCATGTGCTGCCCACCCTGTGGTTCCGCAATACCTGGTCGTGGGAGGACACCGGGGAAAAGCCCGCCATGACCGCCCAATCGGGCCAGAATTGCGGTGTGGTGCAGGCCCATGTCAACAACCCGGTGCTGACCCCCTTCATCCACGACTACTATTTCTACTGCCAAGCCGGGGTGCCGCTGCTGTTCACCGACAACGAAACCAACACCGAGCGCATCTTTGGCCAGCCGAATGAAAATCCCTACGTCAAAGATGGGATCAGCAATTACGTGATCCACGGCCAAACTGAGGCGGTGAATCCTAGCCAAATCGGTACTAAGGTGGCTCCCTACTACCAAATCACCGTAGGGGCCGGAGAAACCACCGTGATTAAACTGCGGCTGACCAAGGCCACTCCCGCCGAGGTGGGCGATCCCTTTGGCGACTATTTTGACCAGAGCTTTGCCGCTCGGATGCAAGAAGCCGACGAGTTCTATGCCACGGTGATTCCCCCCTCGGTGCAGGCGGATGCCGACCGGGCTAACGTCATGCGCCAAGCCCTGTCGGGGATGATGTGGACGAAGCAGTACTTCTACTACGACCTCGACCCCTGGCTGCGGGAGCGCAACGTCAACCCCTGGAGTTCCGTGGCGGACAAAAAGCGGGTGCGGAACAGCGACTGGTTCCACATGAAAAACGACGACATCGTGTCCATGCCCGACAAGTGGGAATACCCCTGGTATGCCGCCTGGGATTTGGCCTTCCACGTCATCCCCATCAGCCTGATCGACCCCGGTTTTGCCAAGGATCAACTGATGCTGATGCTGCGGGAAGACTACCTCCACCCCAACGGCCAAATCCCCGCCTACGAGTGGAACTTTGGCGATGTCAACCCCCCCGTCCACGCCTGGGCCACCTGGGAAATCTACACCCGCGACCGCCAGGTTCACGACGGCAAGGGGGATGTGGAATTTCTCAAGTACGCCTTTTCCAAACTGCTGATCAACTTCACCTGGTGGGTGAACCGTAAGGACGAGGGCGGCAACAACCTGTTCCAGGGCGGATTCCTAGGGCTGGATAATATCGGCGTGTTTGACCGCAGTTCGCCCCTACCCACGGGTGGTTTCCTAGAGCAAGCCGACGGCACCGCCTGGATGGTGTTTTTCAGCCAGCAGATGTTCCAAATTGCCCTAGAACTGGCCCTCCACGACCCGCTCTACGAAGACTTTGCCCTCAAATTCTTCCAGCACACCATGTGGATTGGCGGCGCGATGGATCGCATGGGCGAACACCAGGACGAACTGTGGGATGAAGAGGACGGCTTCTTCTACGACGTGCTGCGCCTGCCCGATGGCACCTCCACCCGACTGAAGGTGCGCTCTCTGGTGGGGCTGCTGTCGGTGATGGCGGTGGCGGTGTTCCCCCGCGAGGTGCTGCAAAAACTGCCGCGCCTGAGCAAGGAAATCCAGGAGTTTCTGGCCAAACACCCGGAACTCACCCACAACATCCACCTCACCACCCAACCGGGCGTGCGCGACCGCTATATGCTGGCGGTGCTGAATGAGGACAAGCTGAAGCGGGTACTGTCGCGAATGCTGGATGAAAGCGAATTCCTCAGCCCCCACGGCATTCGTTCCCTCTCCCGCCACCACCTGGACAATCCCTATATCTTCCACCACGGTGGCCAGGAGTATAAGGTGGGCTACGTCCCCGGCGATTCCACCTCTGGGATGTTTGGCGGCAACTCCAACTGGCGCGGCCCGGTGTGGATGCCCATGAACCTGCTGCTGGTGCGGGCGCTGCTGCAACTGTTCAGCTACTACGGCGAAGACTTCACCCTAGAATATCCCACCGGGTCGGGGGAACAGAAAGACCTGTTCGACATCGCCCAGTGCGTGGCCGAACGGATCGCGGGGATTTTCCTCAAGGACGAAAACGGGCGGCGTCCGGTCTATGGCCCCTGCGAAAAGTTCCAAACCGACCCCCACTGGCAAGACCTGATCCTGTTCTACGAATACTTCAACGGCGATGATGGATCCGGTATTGGGGCCAGCCACCAAACCGGATGGACGGGCTGCGTGGCACGGCTCCTCCAAGCCCTCGGCTACTTCACCAAAGAGATGATTCTGGAACACAGCATCCCCAGCATGATCCGCGATAAGTAACCCCCCAGCCACCCCGTAGGGGCGAGGTCTCCTCGCCCTGGGGTTCTGCATCCAAAGCCAGCTTAGGCCAAGCTACCCCGCTTGCGTTGCTCCTGTTCAATGGCCTCAAAGAGGGCCTGAAAATTCCGTTCGCCAAACCCCTGGGCAATGATGGGGCGTTGATCTGCCCAGCCTTTTTGGCGCTGGATGATCTCAAAAAACAGCGTCGGGATAGGAAAAATGGGCTGGGTAAAGGTTTGCAGGAGCTTGGTCTGGGGGGTGTCGTCGTCCCAATCGGCCAAAATCTGAAGCCGCACCCAGTCCGCCTCAATGTCCCCGTGGCCGGGGCGCTGGGCCAGGGATTGGTAGTAGCCCGGAGGCACATCCAAAAACTGCACTCCCAGCGCCTTCAAACCCTCGACAGTCTTGACAATATCCCCCGTATGCAGGGCCACATGCTGCACCCCGGCACCACGGTTCCAGTCCAAAAACTCCTGAACTTGGGAATTGGCGGTGGTGGGCTCGTTAATCGGCAGGGTGGCTCTGCCTTGGGGATGGGCGAGTACCTGACTCCGCAGCCCCGACCAGGGGGTATCAATGGTAAACCGCTGCTGGGGCCGGAACCCAAACCGCTGCCCATACCACGCCACCGCCGCCGCCAGTTGCCCCGCTGGAACGTTGATCACCCCGTGATCGATGTGGCTAATGGGCGACGCGTCCTGGGGATTCAACGGCCCCTTGACCGCCCCTACCCCCGGCACCCAGGCCATGGGCCGCGCCGATTCTACGAGGGTGTGGCGGAGATTTCCCCAGCCCCGCACCTGGCACCAGCGACCACCCGCCGCTTCGGTAATGGGTGTTAGCAAATCCGTGTCGCCGCCTGCAAATTGGTAGGTCAGGGTGTGATCTAAGTCCGGCACCCAAAAGGCCACATCGCCCAGTCCGGGTGGGTGCTGCTGGAGATAGGCGGCAACGGCGGGATCGGTGTCGTGGGGGGCGCTAATCAGCACGGGGATTTGGCCCAAACACACCAAGGCCGTGTGATCAGCCATTGCAGGATGCGCCATCTGGGCCTGTCCACCCCACTGCCGAACTAAGCAATCCCGCCAGTGGGCCACGTCATCGACATAGAGGTGTAGGTGGTTGAAGTCCATGGAATCGGGAACGGGGGCAATAGACACCAGCCTAGTATGCCTTCTCCATTTCTGGCATGGTCATCGCCAGGGCAACGGGTTCGTCGTTCTGGGGTTGTCCTATCCCTGTCCCAGGGCACAACTTCTAGATGCCGTTCTGTCTAGGGCACGGATTCTGAATCAAATCCGCCGCTATCGTCTAACCAGCGGAGAAAGGAAAAACCTTCTATGATCACCTTGGGCGCTGTTCTACGGCCCCTTCTTTGGCAATGATGGGTGTAATTTTTCGATGGCAAATCCGACAATAACCCCAACAGCAACCGACGTGATCATTATCGGCAGCGGCATCGGTGGCCTGTGCTGTGGGGCGTTGCTGGCGCGCTATGGCCTGCGGGTCGTGGTCTGCGAAAGCCACACCATTCCGGGCGGCGCGGCCCACGGTTTCGAGCGGCAGGGGTTTCGGTTCGATTCTGGCCCGTCGCTCTATTCGGGGCTGTCCTCGCGGCCATCGACGAACCCCCTGCGCCATGTGCTGGATGCCCTTGGCGAAGCGGACAGCATCACCTGGGCCAACTACGACACCTGGGGCGTTCGCATTCCCGAAGGCGACTTTGACACCACCATCGGCAACGACCAATTTTGCCAGGTGTTGCAGCGGGTGCGCGGCGACAATGCCGTGCAGGAATGGCGACGGCTTCAGCGGGTGATGGCACCTCTGGGACGAGCGGCCACGGCCCTCCCTCCGGCTACGTTGCGGCTCGATTTTGGGGCCTTACAAACGGTGCTGCCCTACGCCTGGGAACTGCTGCAAAATGCCCCGGCGTTGGCGCAGTCTAGCCAGCCCTTCAGCACGATTTTGAACCGCACCGTCACCGATCCCTTCATCCGCCACTGGATGGATATGCTGTGCTTTTTGCTCTCTGGGCTCCCGGCTGAGGGCACCAGCACCGCCGAAATCGCCTTTATGTTTGCCGAGTGGTACCGACCGGGGGTGACGCTGGACTATCCCATCGGCGGCAGTGCGGCCTTGGTGAATGCCCTGGTGCGGGGGCTAGAAAAATTTGGCGGCACCCTGCGATTGGGTGCCCCTGTGAAGGAAATCCTTGTCCAAAACGGGCGGGCAACGGGGGTACGGCTGCGTTCTGGGGAAACCCTCACGGCGGGGACGGCAGTAGTTTCTAATGCGTCGATTTGGGATACCCTGCCGCTGGTGCCTGCGGGTGCCTTACCTCAGTCATTTATAGACGAACGCAAGGCCATGCCCACCTGCCCCAGCTTTCTGCACCTGCACCTGGGCATTGATGCCACGGGGCTGCCGGAGGATCTGGCCTGCCACTACATCACCCTGCAAGATTGGGGTCTCGGCATCACTGCCCCCCACAATTTAATTGTCATGTCCATCCCCACGGTGCTAGACCCGTCCCTCGCCCCAGCGGGCAAGCACACCATCCACGTCTATACCCCCGCCACCGAACCCTACGACCTGTGGCAAGGGCTAGATCGCCGCAGTGCCGAGTATGCCGCCCTGAAGGCCGAGCGGGCTGAACCCCTCTGGCAAGCCCTGGAACGGGTGATCCCCGACGTGCGGCAGCGGGTGGAAGTAGAACTGGTGGGCACCCCCCTCACCCACGAACGCTTTTTGCGACGGTATCGCGGCAGCTATGGCCCCGCCGTTTCGGTGCAGGATGGCCTGGTGCCCAGCGGCAAAACACCATTGCCAGGACTGTGGTGTACGGGAGATTGCACCTTCCCCGGCATTGGCCTTCCCGCCGTGGCGGCGAGCGGTTGGATTGTGGCCAACAGCCTCACCTCGGTTAGCCAACAGCAGCGCCTTCTGGGCACCGCCCTACGGTAGGGCAATCCACCCTCAAGCCTGCGCCTTCTCGCCTTAGCCTTCCCCCGCCTGGGTCTTCCCCCACCTAATCCCTTGATCGATAATAGAGATATCCAGCCATGGCCTAACACTCTAACGGTGATCGCTTCAGACTAGGAGGTTGGTATGGCGCTGAATTCGTCTCGTGGTGAAGATCCTCTCTTCCTAGAGGACTTGCGGTTAACCCAGCAAATCACAGTTCTGTGGGGTGTGTTTTTGCTCGGTCTTTTATTTCACACCCAGCTTGCCCTCATGCCCCTGTTCCACGGGCTGAGTGTCCTTGCGGCCCACGGTCATGTGGCCACCACCATCGCAGAGATTGAGCCCGTGCTGTGGGGGATGTTGGCCTTCTTTATCCTGCCGCTGCTGGCCATGGTGGCTATTGTAATCCACCCGTCCCACTCGCTGCGGTTGGCCCACCTGGGGCTTACCGGGGTGTATACGCTGCTGAACCTCTTCCACCTGGCCGCCGACCTGGTGATCCAGCCCGTGGCTTGGTACCAAATTGTGCTGATGGGGTTGTTGGTCAGCGTAGGGCTGTTGCTCAACCGAGCTGCCTACCACTGGGTGAGGCTCCATGTCCCCCATCCCCGGCGGATCGTGCCATCCTAGGGCGTTGCTGACTCCAGGTATAAACGTATCTTGAAAGTCTTGAGAAGCCCACTCACCTGGAAAAGAGGTGATACAATCTTTCGCAATTACTGTGTGGTGTCTAGACCTAATGGTCTATTGCAACGAATCATCGGCAATTTTTGAGGAGTTTAAAAGAAGATTTATGGCCTACTTCAAATCGTTTTCGACTTTAGTAGGGGTGGCGGCTCTCGCTAGCGTTGCCACGGCCCTGCCTGCCCAAGCCGAAGCCTTTACCGCCGAAACCCAAGATGAACTGGCCCTCGCTGTGGTAGAAACCGCTGAGGCCACCCCCGAGGCCAGCGCCGACCTAGCCGTTGAGACCCCCACGCCTGAAGTTGCTGAGGCCACCGTTGTTGAGGCTACGGTTACGGAAGAAGCCACCCTAGAAACAGCCGAAGTGATTCCTGCGGATGCCGCCACCACCGCCTCCCTGTTGATGGAACCCACCGTTCCTGTGGCCTTTCAAGCGAGCGACGAAACCCTAATCAGCTTTGATGATGCCGGACTCCAGGCCGCCCTCAATGGGGCTATCCCCGATGCGGCCCCCGTTGTGGGTGAAGGGCTGGAACTGGCTCAGGCGGGTCGTCGTCCCATGGCGGCTTCGGTTTCTCCGGCCTATCTGGGCGTGGCGGGGAACGTGGGCTTTGGCGATCCTGACAGCGCCATTGGCGACTTTGGCGTCAATGTGATCAGCAAGATTTCCCTCGGCCCCCGGTTTGCCCTGCGGCCCGGTTTCTTTATCTCCGAGCGGTTCACCAACTTTGCGGTGCCCCTCACCTACAACTTCAATACCATGGCGGCTCGTGGGGTGCTGTTCCAGCCCTACGTGGGGGCTGGGGTAGATGTGCCCTTCAACGGCAACACCGCGCTGATGCTGAATGCTGGGGCGGATATTCCTATCTCCCGTGCCTTCACCCTCAATGCCGCCACCAACGTCCGTGTCACCAGCGGCTTTGGTATGGGCTTTTCTCTGGGGGTAGGCTATAACCTTCCCTTCGTCTTCCAGTAGACCCCACACTCATAGGCCAAACTCTCATAGGTCTTGATTGGCCAGATGAGCCTAGTTTCAGAGGCTAGGCTCTCCCTGATTCTCAAAATCTCCAACGGGCGGATGCCAAGAGTATCCGCCTTTTCTTGTAGGTTTGGCCATCCAAAGTGGCCCTTGAAGAGGCCCTGGGCACCTTGGAATCATCCCACCGTTGGGGATTCTATTGGGGGCCTTGCCATGACCACAAGCACCAGCATTACCTGGGATCAGGTTCTACAAACCTTTCAGCGCCACTGGGGCTACAGCCAGTTTCGACCGCCCCAGGACGACATCATTCGATCCCTCCTCGACCGCCGCGATGTGCTGGTGGTGTTGCCCACGGGGGGAGGTAAGTCGCTGTGCTTTCAGCTTCCGGCCCTGCTGCAATCGGGGCTGACCTTGGTGGTATCGCCCCTGCTGGCGCTAATGGAAAACCAGGTGCAAGAACTGCGCGATAGGCAGCTCCCGGCGGCCACCCTCCACAGCCAGATGCCGCCCCACCAGCGCCGCCGCATTTTGCAAGATCTGGAACAGCAGCGGTTGCGGCTGCTCTATTTGTCTCCCGAAACCCTGCTCAGCCCGCCCGTGTGGGAGCGGCTGTGTGCCCCCACCCTGCAACTCAACGGCCTAATTTTGGACGAAGCCCATTGCCTTGTGCAGTGGGGCGAGACCTTCCGGCCCGCCTACCGACGGTTGGGGGCGGTGCGCCAAGCCCTGCTGGCGGTGCGTCCCCCCGGCAGTACTTTGCCCATCGCCGCCTTTACCGCCACCGCCGACCCCCAGGCCCAGCGGGTGCTGCGGGACGTCTTGCAGTTGCAACACCCCCAGATGGTGCGCCTCAATCCCCATCGGGCCAACCTGCATTTGGCGGTGAAGACGGTGATCAGTTCCGGCCAGCGGCAGCGGGCGATGGAACACTTTCTCCGGCAACAGACCCACCGAGCGGGCTTGGTCTATGTCCGCACTCGCCAAGACAGCGAAACCCTGGCCCAGAATTTGCAGGCCCAAGGCTATCGCACCGCTCCCTACCACGCCGGATTGACCGGACAGGATCGCCGCCGCACCGAAGCCGCCTGGATGGCCGACGACCTTCAGTTTGTGGTCTGCACCTCCGCCTTTGGCATGGGGGTGAACAAGCCCAACACCCGCTGGGTGTTGCACTACCAAACCCCCTGCACCATTACCGAGTATGTGCAGGAGGTGGGCCGCGCCGGACGGGATGGCGAAGCAGCGGTGGCCCTCAGTTTGGTCAGTGAGCCAACGGGCTGGCTGGATAACAGCGACCGTCAGCGGGCCAAGTTTTTTGAAACCCAAACCCAACGGTTGCAGCACAAGGCCCAGCAGCTCGTCCGTCAAATTCCAGCTACCGGAGACGTCCGGGAGGTGAGCCAAGCCTTTCCCCATGGTGCGATTTCGCTCTCGTGGCTACACAGCCAGGGACAACTGTGGTGGCTCGATCCCTTTCGCTATCAGTTGCAACCTGCCGCCGCCCGATCCACGGCCAACACCACCAGCCCTAGCCAAGCCATGCACCGATTTTTGCACAGCCGTCAGTGCCGCTGGCAGTCGCTACTGGTGGCCTTTGGCTTTCGTACCGAGGCCCAGTACCTAACCCGCTGCGGCCACTGCGATAATTGCCTCAAATCGCCCGCGCCCTGATGGGCACCGTTGCCCCAGGAATCTAGCTTTTCTCCGGCCTTCGCAAGGGAAAAATCTGCGGAGAATGCCCTAGATCAAACTTGGGGATGGTCGAGGTGGAGTCGGCTACTGCCAGCCGTCTAAATTATCTAGCCAGGTTTGGGTGATTTGCAGCCATTGGGAACGGCGACGCTCGAAGTCGGCCGCGACCCAGATGAGGGCCACCCCCACCGCAATGCCCAGCACCCACTTCATCAGAGGATAGACCGCATTCAGCAGCACCAGTTGATTGAGGGCGTTGAGGGCAAAGACCAGGGTGCCCACGTAGAGAAAGGCACGAATCCGCAGGAATAATCCTGCCGACAAGAGGCCCAGGCTCAGCGCACCCACGGGCCAGCCCGTCCACCGAGTTGAGACCAAAGCCGTGACCAGCACCAAGCTGATCGCCGCCACCCGCAGCCAGTGTCGTACGGTTTTGCCTGTTTCGACTTTCAGGGTTGGGTCAACCTGGGCGATGTAGAGTAGGGCGAGGCTGAGGGGGAGAAGCATCAGCACCGGGTCTTGGATGGCGCGTTGGTTGAGCCAGAGGCCCACCGCCCACACCGCCAGCCCCGCTGACAGGTAAGACACCCGCACCTTGCCGCTGTGCCATGCCAGCCAGCCATAGAAACCCACCAACACCCACAGGGTTGGCACATGGTATGCGCCCTGGGTCAGCAGCGTGATGGTCAGGGGCACGATCACCGCCATCACTCGCCAGGGCCGCTGGGGCCACCCCCAAGTAGACCAAGGAATCCAGTAAATCGGCACCGCCACGGCACAGGCCACCACGCCCCACCAACTATCCAGCACCGCCAGCCCCGGAGCCGCCAGCCGCACCAGCGTAAACCAGCCTACCAGTTCAACCAGCCCGCCATAGACCCAGGCCGATTTGAGATCCGCTTGCTCCCCCCAGCGCCCTTGCCCCAGGGCGTAGATCACCAGCGTTGCCGCCACGGCTACCCCCACCCCCGCCAGGGAGGTCGTTTCTCCCGCCGCCATCAGCCCGAATCCGGCCCCCAGCATCAGCCCAGAGCCCGTGAGCCAGTGCAGGTGCGCTGCCCAGATCAGTTCCTCCTGGGGCAAATCCCACCGCTGAAGCCGCGCCGCCGTCAACCGATAGACCGCCATAATCAGCGCCGCCACCCCTG contains:
- a CDS encoding RecQ family ATP-dependent DNA helicase, which translates into the protein MTTSTSITWDQVLQTFQRHWGYSQFRPPQDDIIRSLLDRRDVLVVLPTGGGKSLCFQLPALLQSGLTLVVSPLLALMENQVQELRDRQLPAATLHSQMPPHQRRRILQDLEQQRLRLLYLSPETLLSPPVWERLCAPTLQLNGLILDEAHCLVQWGETFRPAYRRLGAVRQALLAVRPPGSTLPIAAFTATADPQAQRVLRDVLQLQHPQMVRLNPHRANLHLAVKTVISSGQRQRAMEHFLRQQTHRAGLVYVRTRQDSETLAQNLQAQGYRTAPYHAGLTGQDRRRTEAAWMADDLQFVVCTSAFGMGVNKPNTRWVLHYQTPCTITEYVQEVGRAGRDGEAAVALSLVSEPTGWLDNSDRQRAKFFETQTQRLQHKAQQLVRQIPATGDVREVSQAFPHGAISLSWLHSQGQLWWLDPFRYQLQPAAARSTANTTSPSQAMHRFLHSRQCRWQSLLVAFGFRTEAQYLTRCGHCDNCLKSPAP
- a CDS encoding sensor histidine kinase is translated as MPSSASPSPFHDGADYSDPAPSTDPAHLADPVDFDILRLAYHRLQQQYHALAAFLGTASHELRAPINQVISLHQLILEDLCENPDEEREFIAQANQAIVRILKNLDTLIGLSKLDIGALEPAQTSVSLGKVLATVQRFTEMQCINRQCRLTVNPGPEPPQVLSDEHWLTQALLGLVEAALVAGSTAISLRLLDSGGTEVGHPESDDATVTLSFTCNAPASQWPPSAPSDLPQPAADKGAHPAISPSFRYHLAHRLLGHLHIAVRGTVWSMSDTNSDTNADQHTLTLTLPRASDNP
- a CDS encoding DMT family transporter, giving the protein MDASESLQPPARNPILLIAPFFLWGTAMVAMKGAMPHTTPFFMAGMRLVPAGLLVLLVSLGLGRPQRLSGKAWLWIALFALVDGTLFQGFLAAGLQRTGAGLGSVMIDSQPLAVAVMARGLFGEHIGALGWIGLLWGIAGISLLGLPDEWIFALVHGNTDWLTDGTALDTLLQGGEWLMLLAALSMATGTILIRYVCRHADAVVATGWHMILGGIPLFGLSAFTETQSWQGLTGMDWAAIAYSTILGSALAYGIFFFLASQGNLTSLSALTFLTPVFALLFGNLFLGETLSSLQWLGVSFTLVSIYLINRREPLTQRLRQWLLAWETRSTSAGAAESNQN
- a CDS encoding 4-hydroxyphenylpyruvate dioxygenase family protein encodes the protein MSIAPVPDSMDFNHLHLYVDDVAHWRDCLVRQWGGQAQMAHPAMADHTALVCLGQIPVLISAPHDTDPAVAAYLQQHPPGLGDVAFWVPDLDHTLTYQFAGGDTDLLTPITEAAGGRWCQVRGWGNLRHTLVESARPMAWVPGVGAVKGPLNPQDASPISHIDHGVINVPAGQLAAAVAWYGQRFGFRPQQRFTIDTPWSGLRSQVLAHPQGRATLPINEPTTANSQVQEFLDWNRGAGVQHVALHTGDIVKTVEGLKALGVQFLDVPPGYYQSLAQRPGHGDIEADWVRLQILADWDDDTPQTKLLQTFTQPIFPIPTLFFEIIQRQKGWADQRPIIAQGFGERNFQALFEAIEQEQRKRGSLA
- a CDS encoding MGH1-like glycoside hydrolase domain-containing protein; translated protein: MSLESQRLQQLYSGATNWYKWGPYLSERQWGTVREDYSADGNAWDYFPHDHARSRAYRWGEDGLGGICDDHGLLCFALALWNGKDPILKERLFGLTNGEGNHGEDVKEYYFYLDSTPTHSYMKYLYKYPQAEYPYEDLVKTNASRDRYQPEYELLDTGIFDDNRYFDVFVEYAKADAEDVLIQITVANRGPEAAPLHVLPTLWFRNTWSWEDTGEKPAMTAQSGQNCGVVQAHVNNPVLTPFIHDYYFYCQAGVPLLFTDNETNTERIFGQPNENPYVKDGISNYVIHGQTEAVNPSQIGTKVAPYYQITVGAGETTVIKLRLTKATPAEVGDPFGDYFDQSFAARMQEADEFYATVIPPSVQADADRANVMRQALSGMMWTKQYFYYDLDPWLRERNVNPWSSVADKKRVRNSDWFHMKNDDIVSMPDKWEYPWYAAWDLAFHVIPISLIDPGFAKDQLMLMLREDYLHPNGQIPAYEWNFGDVNPPVHAWATWEIYTRDRQVHDGKGDVEFLKYAFSKLLINFTWWVNRKDEGGNNLFQGGFLGLDNIGVFDRSSPLPTGGFLEQADGTAWMVFFSQQMFQIALELALHDPLYEDFALKFFQHTMWIGGAMDRMGEHQDELWDEEDGFFYDVLRLPDGTSTRLKVRSLVGLLSVMAVAVFPREVLQKLPRLSKEIQEFLAKHPELTHNIHLTTQPGVRDRYMLAVLNEDKLKRVLSRMLDESEFLSPHGIRSLSRHHLDNPYIFHHGGQEYKVGYVPGDSTSGMFGGNSNWRGPVWMPMNLLLVRALLQLFSYYGEDFTLEYPTGSGEQKDLFDIAQCVAERIAGIFLKDENGRRPVYGPCEKFQTDPHWQDLILFYEYFNGDDGSGIGASHQTGWTGCVARLLQALGYFTKEMILEHSIPSMIRDK
- a CDS encoding phytoene desaturase family protein, which translates into the protein MIIIGSGIGGLCCGALLARYGLRVVVCESHTIPGGAAHGFERQGFRFDSGPSLYSGLSSRPSTNPLRHVLDALGEADSITWANYDTWGVRIPEGDFDTTIGNDQFCQVLQRVRGDNAVQEWRRLQRVMAPLGRAATALPPATLRLDFGALQTVLPYAWELLQNAPALAQSSQPFSTILNRTVTDPFIRHWMDMLCFLLSGLPAEGTSTAEIAFMFAEWYRPGVTLDYPIGGSAALVNALVRGLEKFGGTLRLGAPVKEILVQNGRATGVRLRSGETLTAGTAVVSNASIWDTLPLVPAGALPQSFIDERKAMPTCPSFLHLHLGIDATGLPEDLACHYITLQDWGLGITAPHNLIVMSIPTVLDPSLAPAGKHTIHVYTPATEPYDLWQGLDRRSAEYAALKAERAEPLWQALERVIPDVRQRVEVELVGTPLTHERFLRRYRGSYGPAVSVQDGLVPSGKTPLPGLWCTGDCTFPGIGLPAVAASGWIVANSLTSVSQQQRLLGTALR